The Gammaproteobacteria bacterium genome includes the window AGGCAGCTCAGATTCCACAAGGCGATGTCCGGTTGGTGGTCGAAGGCGTAGCGGCCATGGTGGTCCGAATGGTTGCAGACGAGGTCCGGTTCGTAGCCGTCCATGAAGCCGAAGGGGCCATAGTCCAGCGTCAGGCCGAGCATGGACATATTATCGGTGTTCATCACGCCGTGCGCGAAGCCCACCAGCTGCCAGTCGGCGAGCAGCCGCGCCGTGCGCACCACGACCTCCCGATAGAGCGCGAGATAGCGGTCGGCGCGGTCGGCAAGTTCCGGGTAGTGGTGCGTGATCATGTAATCGGCGAGCGTGCGCAGCGCATCGAAGCGGCCGCGGTAGTAGAACACCTCGAAGGAACCGAAGCGCACGTGACTCGGCGCCATGCGCAGCAGCATCGCACCCGTCTCGATGGACTCCCGATAGACCTCCTCGTCGGAGCCGATGATGCACAGCGCGCGCGTGGTGGGGATACCGAGCCCGTGCATCGCCTCGCTGCACAGATACTCGCGGATGGTCGAACGCAGTACCGCGCGCCCGTCGCCACCGCGTGAGAAGGGCGTTTGTCCCGCTCCCTTGAGCTGCAATTCCCAGCGCGCCCCAGACTGCGTCAGGACCTCACCGAGGGTGATTGCACGGCCGTCGCCGAGCTGCGGGACGTAGTGGCCAAACTGGTGTCCCGCGTACAGCATCGCGATGGGGGCGCTGCCGGGCAGCAGCTTGCCGCCGTTGAAGATCACCGGAAAGTCGGGCCTCCCGGCCTCCGCCGGATCGAGATCGATCAGGGCCGCGGCGGCCGGATTGAAACTGACGAGGTAGGGCGCAGCGAGCGGTGTCGGCAGCACGCGGGCAAAGAAATCCTCCGGCAGCTGGGCGTAGCTGTTGCTGAAGCAGAGCTGCTCCAGAGGCTTGAGTCGTTCGGGCTGGCGTGCAATATGTGGCATCAGAAGATGATGGCGAGCGCGACGATCCGATGCAACCTGGATTGCGCTGAGGTTGACGAATGGCACCCGCGGTACCACCGCAAAGTTGCCTCGCGTCGCCGCCTCGAA containing:
- a CDS encoding YdiU family protein is translated as MPHIARQPERLKPLEQLCFSNSYAQLPEDFFARVLPTPLAAPYLVSFNPAAAALIDLDPAEAGRPDFPVIFNGGKLLPGSAPIAMLYAGHQFGHYVPQLGDGRAITLGEVLTQSGARWELQLKGAGQTPFSRGGDGRAVLRSTIREYLCSEAMHGLGIPTTRALCIIGSDEEVYRESIETGAMLLRMAPSHVRFGSFEVFYYRGRFDALRTLADYMITHHYPELADRADRYLALYREVVVRTARLLADWQLVGFAHGVMNTDNMSMLGLTLDYGPFGFMDGYEPDLVCNHSDHHGRYAFDHQPDIALWNLSCLGQAMLPLFDERMEVAAEQAVAQFAVYRETFQTCYQAGLRAKLGLREARAGDQELAERLLALMAAERRDYTTTWRRLAELGSTQPAAVTAAGKDALRNQFIDREAFDRWTDDYGTRLRAEHSDDPTRRAAMNRINPKYVLRNHLAQNAIEYARDHRDYSEIDRLLRVLQTPFDEHPEATDLAEPAPDWARAPAVSCSS